A section of the Bryobacteraceae bacterium genome encodes:
- the kgd gene encoding alpha-ketoglutarate decarboxylase: protein MAIEPKQRPTVNSWLEEELFQEFVNRPGQVDESWRQVFAPEPPPEVTPPPVSQTVVLPSPEETKAAAPVMVPALTLSPSEQLVPLKGAPARIAENMKASLQVPTATSQRVIPVKVIDENRRLLNHWRTLHGQSKISYTHLIAWAVVRAIKHVPVINDAYAEVDGQPHRIVRRQINIGIAVDVPGKDGHRSLLVPCIRNAGEMSFYEFLRAFDDIVERARKGRLTPEDFQGTTVSLTNPGTVGTVGSVPRLMPGQGAIIATGAIDWPAGFQGVSEELRARLGLCKVMTITCTYDHRIIQGAESGTFLGKLQELLEGGDRFYEEIFEQTRMPYHPFRWEVDRGTAAAALGDSGRTDEIAKQAAVLQLINAYRVRGHLIADLNPLGTRPAYHPELDPANYGLTIWDFDRQFLTGSLAVPGDLKLARLRDIIEQLRQTYCGRLGCEYMHIQHPEEKRWLQERMEPQANNWPLDDTAKRRILLRLLQAEGFENFLHTRFVGQKRFSLEGGESAMVILDECLERAAEAGVQEIVIGMAHRGRLTVLANLIGKSMAQVFGEFEGVVDPEMAQGSGDVKYHLGASGVQRTSSGREIKVSLSPNPSHLEAVDPVVEGIVRAKQTFMGDEKREKVLPVLVHGDAAFAGQGVVAETLNLSQLKGYTTGGTIHLVINNQIGFTATAEESRSSTYCTDVARMVQAPILHVNGDDPEACVRAMQIALDYRMKFKKDVVIDLVCYRKYGHNEGDDPSFTQPVMYRTIKAKDSPATLYSNRLLREGVVTKDAVERLKRQIQEALNAAHEEAVRKGEKWELQEVTEYEESTLPAVCPRTAADEALLEKVVEGITTFPEGFTLHPKLKGFIERRREILNGGPVDWAAAETLAFGTLVLEGTPVRLSGQDSGRGTFSQRHLEYFDYNTGEPYTPLQHLDPRQARFEVYDSSLSEYAVMGFEYGYSLGDPLTLTIWEAQFGDFANGAQIMIDQFIAAGEAKWGQPSGLVLLLPHGFEGQGPEHSSARIERFLQLAAENNMQICNATTPAQYFHLLRRQMYGGSDRRGMRKPLVIFSPKSLLRHPRCVSTLHDLSRGFFEPVLSDPGPVQPDRVVKVLFCSGKIFYELLAEREKREAWNTAIVRIEQLYPWPEQEVEAALWRYPSTAEIVWVQEEPRNQGAFLFVRDRMEPLLAQSRRTLRYAGRPEAAAPSTGSAKRHAQEQAAVIEDAFSGGSPARPRRYRVVEKRRNHSIEGAQPEA from the coding sequence ATGGCCATTGAACCCAAGCAGCGACCCACAGTGAATTCGTGGCTCGAAGAAGAGCTTTTCCAGGAATTCGTCAACCGTCCCGGCCAGGTGGATGAAAGCTGGCGGCAGGTGTTCGCTCCCGAGCCGCCGCCGGAGGTGACGCCGCCGCCGGTGAGCCAGACCGTCGTGCTCCCATCGCCGGAAGAGACCAAGGCCGCCGCGCCGGTCATGGTGCCCGCCCTGACGCTCAGCCCCAGCGAGCAGCTTGTGCCGCTGAAAGGCGCGCCGGCGCGCATCGCCGAAAACATGAAGGCCAGCCTTCAGGTGCCGACGGCCACCAGCCAACGCGTGATCCCGGTCAAGGTGATCGACGAGAACCGCCGCCTGCTGAACCACTGGCGCACGCTGCACGGGCAGTCGAAGATCAGCTACACGCACCTCATCGCCTGGGCCGTGGTCCGCGCGATCAAACACGTGCCCGTCATCAACGACGCCTATGCCGAGGTCGACGGCCAGCCCCACCGCATTGTCCGCCGTCAGATCAACATCGGCATCGCCGTGGACGTGCCCGGCAAGGACGGCCACCGCTCGCTGCTGGTGCCCTGCATCAGGAACGCGGGCGAAATGTCGTTCTATGAGTTTCTGCGCGCCTTCGACGACATCGTCGAACGCGCCCGCAAGGGCCGGCTGACGCCTGAAGATTTCCAGGGCACTACGGTTTCACTCACCAATCCCGGTACGGTGGGCACCGTCGGCAGCGTGCCGCGGCTGATGCCGGGCCAGGGCGCCATTATCGCCACCGGCGCCATTGACTGGCCCGCCGGCTTCCAGGGCGTCAGCGAAGAGCTGCGTGCGCGGCTCGGGCTCTGCAAGGTGATGACGATCACCTGCACCTACGATCACCGCATCATCCAGGGCGCCGAAAGCGGCACGTTCCTCGGCAAGCTCCAGGAGCTGCTCGAGGGCGGCGACCGCTTCTACGAGGAGATCTTCGAACAGACGCGGATGCCTTACCATCCCTTCCGCTGGGAGGTGGACCGCGGGACGGCCGCGGCCGCTCTCGGCGACTCCGGCCGCACGGACGAAATCGCCAAACAGGCGGCCGTTCTTCAGTTGATCAACGCCTACCGCGTCCGCGGCCACCTCATCGCCGACCTCAACCCGCTCGGCACCCGGCCCGCCTACCATCCCGAACTCGATCCGGCCAACTATGGCCTCACCATCTGGGACTTCGACCGCCAGTTTCTCACCGGCAGCCTCGCCGTTCCCGGCGACCTGAAGCTCGCCCGCCTGCGCGACATCATCGAGCAGCTCCGCCAGACCTACTGCGGCCGGCTGGGCTGCGAGTACATGCACATCCAGCATCCTGAGGAGAAGCGCTGGCTCCAGGAGCGCATGGAGCCGCAGGCCAACAACTGGCCGCTCGACGACACCGCCAAACGGCGCATCCTGCTGCGGCTGCTTCAGGCCGAAGGCTTCGAAAATTTTCTCCATACGCGATTCGTGGGCCAGAAGCGCTTCTCGCTCGAAGGCGGCGAGAGCGCGATGGTGATCCTCGACGAGTGTCTCGAACGCGCCGCCGAAGCGGGCGTCCAGGAGATCGTCATCGGCATGGCTCACCGCGGCCGCCTCACCGTGCTGGCCAACCTGATTGGCAAGTCCATGGCGCAGGTGTTCGGCGAATTCGAGGGCGTCGTGGATCCTGAGATGGCCCAGGGCTCGGGCGACGTCAAGTACCATCTCGGCGCCAGCGGCGTGCAGCGCACCTCGTCCGGCCGCGAAATCAAGGTCTCGTTGTCGCCCAACCCGAGCCACCTGGAAGCCGTGGATCCGGTGGTCGAAGGCATTGTCCGCGCCAAGCAGACCTTCATGGGCGACGAGAAGCGCGAGAAAGTCCTGCCGGTGCTCGTTCACGGCGATGCCGCCTTCGCCGGCCAGGGCGTCGTGGCCGAGACGCTGAACCTGTCGCAGCTCAAGGGCTACACCACCGGCGGCACCATCCATCTCGTCATCAACAACCAGATCGGCTTCACCGCCACGGCGGAAGAAAGCCGCTCTTCGACTTACTGCACCGACGTCGCGCGCATGGTCCAGGCGCCCATTCTGCACGTCAACGGCGACGACCCCGAGGCCTGCGTCCGCGCCATGCAGATTGCGCTCGACTACCGCATGAAGTTCAAGAAAGACGTCGTCATCGACCTCGTCTGCTACCGCAAGTACGGCCACAACGAAGGCGACGACCCGAGCTTCACGCAGCCGGTGATGTACCGCACCATCAAGGCCAAGGACTCGCCGGCCACGCTGTACTCGAACCGCCTCCTCCGCGAGGGAGTGGTCACGAAGGATGCGGTCGAGCGGCTGAAGCGCCAGATCCAGGAGGCGCTCAACGCCGCCCACGAAGAGGCCGTACGCAAGGGCGAGAAATGGGAGCTTCAGGAAGTCACTGAATACGAAGAGTCCACGCTGCCCGCCGTCTGCCCGCGCACGGCGGCCGATGAAGCGCTGCTCGAAAAGGTGGTGGAGGGCATCACCACTTTCCCCGAGGGCTTCACGCTGCATCCGAAACTGAAGGGCTTCATCGAGCGCCGCCGCGAAATCCTCAACGGTGGTCCCGTCGACTGGGCCGCGGCAGAAACGCTCGCCTTCGGCACGCTCGTGCTCGAAGGCACGCCCGTGCGGCTCAGCGGGCAGGACAGCGGGCGGGGCACCTTCTCCCAGCGCCACCTCGAGTACTTCGACTACAACACCGGCGAGCCCTACACGCCGCTCCAGCACCTGGACCCGCGCCAGGCGCGCTTCGAGGTCTATGACAGCTCCCTGAGCGAGTACGCGGTGATGGGGTTCGAATACGGCTATTCGCTCGGCGATCCGCTCACGCTCACCATCTGGGAGGCGCAGTTCGGCGACTTCGCCAACGGCGCGCAGATCATGATCGACCAGTTCATCGCCGCCGGCGAGGCCAAGTGGGGCCAGCCTTCCGGGCTCGTGCTTCTGCTGCCGCACGGCTTCGAGGGCCAGGGGCCGGAGCACTCGAGCGCCCGCATCGAGCGCTTCCTGCAACTGGCCGCCGAAAACAACATGCAGATCTGCAACGCCACCACCCCGGCGCAGTACTTCCATCTGCTGCGCCGCCAGATGTACGGCGGCAGCGACCGCCGCGGCATGCGCAAGCCGCTGGTCATCTTCTCCCCCAAGAGCCTGCTGCGCCATCCGAGATGCGTGAGCACGCTGCATGACCTGTCGCGCGGTTTCTTCGAGCCGGTACTCTCCGATCCAGGCCCGGTGCAGCCGGACCGCGTGGTCAAGGTGCTGTTCTGCTCGGGCAAGATCTTTTACGAGCTGCTGGCGGAACGCGAAAAGCGCGAGGCCTGGAACACGGCCATCGTCCGCATCGAGCAGCTCTATCCGTGGCCGGAGCAGGAGGTGGAGGCGGCGCTCTGGCGATATCCGTCCACCGCGGAAATTGTCTGGGTGCAGGAGGAGCCGCGCAACCAGGGCGCGTTCCTCTTTGTCCGGGACCGGATGGAGCCGCTGCTGGCGCAGTCGCGCCGCACCCTGCGCTATGCGGGCCGGCCCGAGGCTGCCGCGCCCAGCACCGGCTCGGCAAAGCGCCACGCCCAGGAGCAGGCGGCCGTCATTGAGGACGCCTTCAGCGGCGGCAGCCCGGCCCGCCCGCGCCGCTATCGCGTGGTGGAGAAGCGCCGCAATCACTCCATCGAAGGCGCCCAGCCGGAAGCTTGA
- a CDS encoding NUDIX hydrolase encodes MSGESIPRRYPPRPLVGVGAVLFDGPRVLLIERGQEPLKGWWTLPGGLVEAGERLDQALRREVREETGLEVEPLTVAAIFERIIKDQHGRAEYHYVIIDYLCRSCGGRLQWGSDVADARWVELDQLAALQVAPGTPPVIEKALAIWREWSE; translated from the coding sequence ATGAGCGGCGAATCCATCCCACGCCGCTACCCCCCGCGCCCGCTCGTCGGCGTGGGCGCGGTGCTCTTTGACGGCCCGCGCGTCCTTCTCATCGAGCGCGGCCAGGAGCCGTTGAAAGGCTGGTGGACCCTGCCCGGCGGACTCGTCGAGGCAGGCGAGCGGCTCGATCAGGCCCTGCGCCGCGAGGTCCGCGAAGAGACCGGCCTGGAAGTGGAGCCGCTCACCGTCGCCGCCATCTTTGAGCGCATCATCAAGGATCAGCACGGGCGCGCCGAATACCACTACGTCATCATCGACTACCTCTGCCGCTCCTGTGGCGGCCGCCTCCAGTGGGGCAGCGACGTCGCCGATGCGCGCTGGGTGGAGCTCGACCAGCTCGCCGCCCTCCAGGTGGCCCCGGGCACGCCGCCCGTCATCGAAAAGGCGCTCGCCATCTGGCGGGAGTGGAGCGAATGA
- a CDS encoding N-acetyltransferase: MLRRLDPSDLPALLDLSTTAGWNQTPEDWLRLLELEPEGCFGIEEGRRIIASATVITYGEALAWIGMVLTLPEHRGRGHATRLLEQCLDFCAQRGVATVRLDATEMGRPVYERLGFAPEYGVARWSGQLHAAESRAPQFDLDLDRLAFGADRRRLLVKTGWSRPGRVAAYLGPITARTAAEAAAIIRGCGIRGPAFWDIPEPNAAARELAVSLGFAPVRHLVRMRLGPPVQERPEWVFALAGFEYG; this comes from the coding sequence ATGCTCCGCCGGCTTGATCCATCCGATCTGCCCGCCCTGCTGGATCTGTCCACGACAGCCGGCTGGAACCAGACCCCAGAAGACTGGCTGCGCCTTCTCGAGCTCGAGCCCGAAGGATGCTTCGGCATCGAGGAGGGCCGGCGCATCATCGCTTCGGCCACGGTGATCACCTACGGCGAAGCCCTGGCCTGGATCGGCATGGTGCTCACCCTGCCCGAACATCGCGGCCGCGGCCACGCCACACGGCTCCTTGAACAGTGCCTGGACTTTTGCGCCCAACGAGGCGTCGCCACCGTCCGCCTGGACGCGACCGAAATGGGCCGCCCGGTCTATGAGCGCCTGGGGTTCGCCCCGGAATATGGCGTCGCGCGTTGGTCGGGCCAACTCCATGCCGCCGAGAGCCGCGCGCCGCAGTTTGACCTCGATCTGGACCGCCTCGCCTTCGGCGCCGACCGCCGCCGTCTGCTCGTCAAGACGGGTTGGTCGCGTCCGGGCCGCGTCGCCGCCTATCTCGGCCCCATCACCGCCCGCACCGCGGCCGAGGCCGCCGCCATCATCCGCGGCTGCGGCATCCGCGGGCCCGCCTTCTGGGACATCCCGGAGCCCAACGCGGCGGCCCGGGAGCTCGCCGTAAGCCTCGGCTTTGCGCCGGTCCGTCACCTCGTTCGCATGCGTCTCGGGCCTCCGGTGCAGGAGCGGCCGGAGTGGGTCTTCGCGCTGGCGGGCTTCGAGTACGGATGA
- a CDS encoding metallophosphoesterase produces the protein MRILVFSDIHGDRAALESLMAQEADVYVAAGDLVSWGRGLDALAPVLKSRAPRVWVLPGNHEHEADIEAFCGRHGLHALHGRHFDADGWCIAGLGHSSPTPFNTPGEYTEEEIAARLERFAGLKPLVLICHCPPLGTPLDRAAFGRHIGSRAVREFLEREQPVWFACGHVHEAAGVVTQIGATRAVNAGKGGYVIELPRTGGMEGTT, from the coding sequence ATGCGGATCCTTGTCTTTTCCGACATCCACGGCGACCGGGCGGCGCTCGAGTCGCTGATGGCACAGGAGGCGGACGTCTATGTCGCCGCCGGCGACCTGGTGAGCTGGGGCCGCGGCCTGGACGCTCTGGCTCCGGTGCTGAAGAGCCGGGCGCCGAGGGTGTGGGTGCTGCCCGGCAACCACGAGCACGAGGCGGACATCGAAGCCTTCTGCGGCCGGCACGGCCTGCATGCGCTGCATGGAAGACACTTCGACGCCGACGGCTGGTGCATCGCCGGGCTCGGCCACTCCTCGCCCACGCCATTCAACACTCCGGGCGAATACACGGAAGAAGAGATCGCGGCGCGGCTGGAGCGGTTCGCCGGGCTGAAGCCGCTGGTTCTCATCTGCCACTGTCCGCCGCTCGGCACGCCGCTGGACCGGGCCGCCTTCGGCCGTCACATCGGCAGCCGCGCCGTGCGAGAGTTTCTGGAGCGCGAGCAGCCTGTCTGGTTTGCCTGCGGCCATGTGCATGAGGCGGCGGGCGTGGTGACGCAGATCGGCGCAACGCGCGCCGTCAATGCGGGCAAGGGCGGCTATGTGATCGAGCTGCCTCGGACGGGCGGAATGGAGGGGACAACCTGA